Proteins encoded in a region of the Cydia splendana chromosome 19, ilCydSple1.2, whole genome shotgun sequence genome:
- the LOC134799901 gene encoding retinol dehydrogenase 12-like, producing the protein MWYFYLGVFFVFLKIYNRLSSGICYSDTVMTGKVVIVTGANSGIGFQTAMEIAKRGAKVILACRDDVKGKRAEASIKKVSKNNLVRYEYLDLSSLASIRKFVDEFKQKEAKLDVLINNAGASGMGGKKTADGIVRDMQVNHFGPFLLTILLVPWLKKGAPSRIVNVSSYFHRFGTIEDINEEGRYSFYRIYANSKLCNVLFSNELARRLEDTDVAVNSLNPGQVNTSFYKNAKFLEKLRSMVLFTFFKSPWEGAQTSIFLAISDDCDFMTGKYFMDCEESKMSFKATDEEDAMRLWKMSEELVNLKPEEAI; encoded by the coding sequence ATGTGGTACTTTTATCTTGGTGTATTCTTCGTGTTTCTCAAGATCTACAATAGATTGTCTTCAGGAATATGTTACTCTGACACTGTGATGACGGGGAAAGTGGTGATAGTTACTGGTGCGAACAGTGGTATAGGGTTCCAGACGGCTATGGAGATAGCCAAGAGAGGGGCTAAGGTGATATTAGCGTGTAGGGATGACGTCAAAGGGAAGCGTGCTGAAGCTTCCATAAAGAAAGTATCCAAGAATAATTTAGTTAGATATGAATATTTGGATTTAAGCTCGCTAGCTTCTATAAGAAAGTTCGTGGATGAGTTTAAACAGAAAGAAGCTAAATTGGACGTTTTGATCAACAACGCCGGTGCTAGCGGTATGGGTGGAAAGAAAACTGCCGATGGTATAGTGAGAGATATGCAGGTGAACCATTTCGGGCCGTTTCTGCTGACGATTCTTCTCGTGCCGTGGTTGAAAAAGGGTGCTCCGAGCAGGATCGTCAACGTATCATCATACTTCCACAGATTTGGGACGATAGAGGATATAAATGAAGAAGGAAGGTATAGTTTCTACAGGATCTACGCCAACAGTAAATTATGTAACGTTTTATTCAGCAATGAATTAGCTAGAAGATTGGAAGATACCGATGTAGCGGTGAATAGTTTGAACCCAGGACAGGTTAATACATCGTTTTATAAGAATGCAAAGTTCTTGGAGAAGTTGAGAAGTATGGTGCTCTTTACGTTCTTCAAGAGTCCGTGGGAAGGTGCGCAGACGAGTATTTTTCTGGCTATTTCTGACGACTGTGATTTCATGACGGGGAAGTACTTCATGGACTGTGAGGAGAGTAAGATGTCGTTCAAGGCCACGGATGAGGAGGATGCCATGAGGCTGTGGAAGATGTCTGAGGAACTAGTCAATCTGAAGCCGGAGGAAGCTATTTGA